A window of the Zeugodacus cucurbitae isolate PBARC_wt_2022May chromosome 2, idZeuCucr1.2, whole genome shotgun sequence genome harbors these coding sequences:
- the LOC105220601 gene encoding larval cuticle protein A2B, producing the protein MAFKFIAFFALCIAAASAGIIAPAAPLAAVAAAPLAVAARVEEYDPHPQYTYGYDVKDALSGDSKTAVETRDGDIVQGQYSLNDADGYRRIVDYTSDPINGFNAVVRREPLVAPVVAAAAPVVAAPAPIVRAAAYAAPAPIVAAAPAPLAVGPAVVKTQFASPLISYAY; encoded by the exons ATGGCATTCAAA TTCATCGCCTTCTTCGCACTCTGTATCGCCGCCGCCAGCGCAGGCATTATTGCACCAGCCGCTCCATTGGCCGCTGTAGCCGCAGCTCCATTGGCTGTTGCCGCTCGCGTTGAGGAATACGACCCACATCCCCAATATACCTATGGTTATGATGTGAAAGATGCTCTTTCCGGTGACTCGAAGACCGCTGTGGAGACCCGTGATGGTGATATCGTACAAGGTCAATACTCTCTGAATGACGCTGATGGTTACCGTCGTATTGTTGACTACACCTCCGACCCAATCAACGGTTTCAACGCTGTTGTCCGTCGTGAACCTTTGGTTGCCCCcgtcgttgctgctgctgctccagtTGTCGCTGCCCCAGCCCCAATTGTCAGAGCCGCTGCCTACGCCGCACCCGCACCAATCGTCGCTGCTGCCCCAGCTCCCCTCGCCGTCGGACCAGCTGTAGTAAAGACCCAATTCGCTTCACCACTCATCTCTTATGCCTATTAG
- the LOC114804916 gene encoding larval cuticle protein A2B-like isoform X1: MAFKFIAFFALCVAAASAGVIAPAAPLAAVAAAPLAVAARVEEYDPHPQYTYGYDVQDALSGDSKTAVETRDGGIVQGQYSLNDADGYRRIVDYTADPINGFNAVVRREPLVAPVVAAAAPVVAAPAPVVRAAALAAPVVAAPAPVVRAAAYAAPAPIVAAAPAPVVRAAAYAAPAPLVAGPAVVRTQFASPLISYAY; this comes from the exons atggcATTCAAA TTCATCGCCTTCTTCGCTCTCTGCGTCGCCGCCGCCAGCGCGGGTGTCATCGCCCCAGCTGCTCCTTTGGCCGCTGTAGCCGCCGCTCCATTGGCTGTTGCCGCTCGTGTTGAGGAATACGACCCACATCCCCAGTACACCTACGGTTATGATGTGCAAGATGCTCTCTCCGGTGACTCGAAGACCGCTGTGGAAACCCGTGATGGTGGTATCGTACAAGGTCAATACTCCCTGAATGACGCTGATGGTTACCGTCGTATTGTGGACTACACCGCCGACCCAATCAACGGTTTCAACGCTGTTGTCCGTCGTGAACCTTTGGTTGCCCCCGTCgtagctgctgctgctccaGTCGTCGCTGCCCCAGCTCCAGTAGTTAGAGCCGCTGCTCTCGCCGCCCCAGTCGTTGCTGCCCCAGCTCCCGTCGTTAGAGCCGCTGCCTACGCCGCACCCGCACCAATCGTCGCTGCTGCTCCAGCTCCCGTTGTCAGAGCCGCTGCCTACGCCGCTCCAGCTCCCCTTGTCGCCGGACCAGCAGTAGTGAGAACCCAATTCGCTTCCCCACTCATATCTTACGCTTATTAG
- the LOC114804916 gene encoding larval cuticle protein A2B-like isoform X2, which yields MAFKFIAFFALCVAAASAGVIAPAAPLAAVAAAPLAVAARVEEYDPHPQYTYGYDVQDALSGDSKTAVETRDGGIVQGQYSLNDADGYRRIVDYTADPINGFNAVVRREPLVAPVVAAAAPVVAAPAPVVRAAAYAAPAPIVAAAPAPVVRAAAYAAPAPLVAGPAVVRTQFASPLISYAY from the exons atggcATTCAAA TTCATCGCCTTCTTCGCTCTCTGCGTCGCCGCCGCCAGCGCGGGTGTCATCGCCCCAGCTGCTCCTTTGGCCGCTGTAGCCGCCGCTCCATTGGCTGTTGCCGCTCGTGTTGAGGAATACGACCCACATCCCCAGTACACCTACGGTTATGATGTGCAAGATGCTCTCTCCGGTGACTCGAAGACCGCTGTGGAAACCCGTGATGGTGGTATCGTACAAGGTCAATACTCCCTGAATGACGCTGATGGTTACCGTCGTATTGTGGACTACACCGCCGACCCAATCAACGGTTTCAACGCTGTTGTCCGTCGTGAACCTTTGGTTGCCCCCGTCgtagctgctgctgctccaGTCGTCGCTGCCCCAGCTCCAGTA GTTAGAGCCGCTGCCTACGCCGCACCCGCACCAATCGTCGCTGCTGCTCCAGCTCCCGTTGTCAGAGCCGCTGCCTACGCCGCTCCAGCTCCCCTTGTCGCCGGACCAGCAGTAGTGAGAACCCAATTCGCTTCCCCACTCATATCTTACGCTTATTAG
- the LOC105220641 gene encoding larval cuticle protein A2B — translation MAFKFITFFALCVAATSAGVIAPAAPLAVVAAAPLAVAARVEEYDPHPQYTYGYDVQDALSGDSKTAVETRDGGIVQGQYSLNDADGYRRIVDYTADPINGFNAVVRREPLVAPVVAAAPVVAAPAPVVRAAALAAPVVAAPAPVVRAPALAAPSPIVAASPAPVVGAAAFAAPAPFVAGPAVVRTQFASPLISYAY, via the exons atggcATTCAAG TTCATCACCTTCTTCGCTCTCTGCGTCGCCGCCACCAGCGCAGGTGTCATCGCCCCAGCTGCTCCTTTGGCCGTTGTAGCCGCAGCTCCATTGGCTGTTGCCGCTCGCGTTGAGGAATACGACCCTCATCCACAATACACCTACGGTTACGATGTGCAAGATGCTCTCTCCGGTGACTCGAAGACCGCTGTGGAGACCCGTGATGGTGGTATCGTCCAAGGTCAATACTCTCTGAATGATGCTGATGGTTACCGTCGTATTGTAGACTACACCGCCGACCCAATCAACGGTTTCAACGCTGTTGTCCGTCGTGAACCTTTGGTTGCCCCCGTCGTAGCTGCTGCTCCAGTTGTGGCTGCCCCAGCTCCAGTTGTTAGAGCCGCTGCTCTCGCCGCCCCAGTCGTTGCTGCTCCAGCTCCCGTTGTCAGAGCCCCTGCCCTCGCCGCACCCTCACCAATTGTCGCTGCTTCCCCAGCTCCAGTTGTCGGAGCCGCTGCTTTCGCCGCTCCAGCTCCTTTCGTCGCCGGACCAGCTGTAGTGAGAACCCAATTCGCTTCACCACTCATCTCTTACGCTTATTAG
- the LOC105220627 gene encoding larval cuticle protein A2B-like, with amino-acid sequence MAFKFIAFFALCVSAASAGVIAPAAPLAAVAAAPLAVAARVEEYDPHPQYTYGYDVQDALSGDSKTAVETRDGGIVQGQYSLNDADGYRRIVDYTADPINGFNAVVRREPLVAPVVAAAPVVRAAALAAPVVAAPAPVLRAAAYAAPAPIVASAPAPVVRAAAFAAPAPLVAGPTIVRTQFASPLISYAY; translated from the exons atggcATTCAAA TTCATCGCCTTCTTCGCTCTCTGCGTCTCCGCCGCCAGCGCGGGAGTCATCGCCCCAGCTGCTCCTTTGGCCGCTGTAGCCGCAGCTCCATTGGCTGTTGCCGCTCGCGTTGAGGAATACGACCCACATCCCCAGTACACCTACGGTTATGATGTGCAAGATGCTCTCTCCGGTGACTCCAAGACCGCTGTGGAAACCCGTGATGGTGGTATCGTCCAAGGTCAATACTCTCTGAATGACGCTGATGGTTACCGTCGTATTGTGGACTACACCGCCGACCCAATCAACGGTTTCAACGCAGTTGTCCGTCGTGAACCTTTGGTTGCCCCCGTCGTAGCTGCTGCTCCAGTTGTCAGAGCCGCTGCTCTCGCCGCACCAGTCGTTGCTGCGCCAGCTCCAGTTCTCAGAGCCGCTGCCTACGCTGCTCCCGCACCAATCGTCGCTTCTGCCCCAGCTCCCGTTGTCAGAGCAGCTGCCTTTGCCGCTCCAGCTCCCCTTGTCGCCGGACCAACTATAGTGAGAACCCAATTTGCTTCCCCACTCATCTCTTACGCTTATTAG
- the LOC128919748 gene encoding larval cuticle protein A2B-like: MAFKFIAFFALCVAAASAGVIAPAAPLAAVAAAPLAVAARVEEYDPHPQYTYGYDVQDALSGDSKTAVETRDGGIVQGQYSLNDADGYRRIVDYTADPINGFNAVVRREPLVAPVVAAAPVVAAPAPVVRAAALAAPAPIVAAAPAPVVRAAAFAAPAPLVAGPAVVRTQFASPLISYAY, from the exons ATGGCATTCAAA TTCATCGCCTTCTTCGCTCTCTGCGTCGCCGCCGCCAGCGCAGGTGTCATCGCCCCAGCTGCTCCTTTGGCCGCTGTAGCCGCAGCTCCATTGGCTGTTGCCGCTCGCGTTGAGGAATACGACCCTCATCCACAATACACCTACGGTTATGATGTACAAGATGCTCTCTCCGGTGACTCGAAGACCGCTGTGGAGACCCGTGATGGTGGTATCGTCCAAGGTCAATACTCTCTGAATGACGCTGATGGTTACCGTCGTATTGTGGACTACACTGCCGACCCAATCAACGGTTTCAACGCTGTTGTCCGCCGTGAACCTTTGGTTGCCcccgttgttgctgctgctccaGTCGTTGCTGCCCCAGCTCCAGTTGTCAGAGCCGCTGCTCTCGCCGCACCCGCACCAATCGTCGCTGCTGCCCCAGCTCCCGTTGTCAGAGCCGCTGCCTTCGCCGCTCCAGCTCCCCTCGTCGCCGGACCAGCAGTAGTGAGAACCCAATTCGCTTCTCCCCTCATCTCTTACGCTTATTAG
- the LOC128922469 gene encoding larval cuticle protein A2B-like — MAFKFIAFFALCVAAASAGVIAPAAPLATVAAAPLAVAARVEEYDPHPQYTYGYDVQDALSGDSKTAVETRDGGIVQGQYSLNDADGYRRIVDYTADPINGFNAVVRREPLVAPVVAAAPVVAAPAPVVRAAALAAPAPIVAAAPAPVVRAAAFAAPAPLVAGPAVVRTQFASPLISYAY; from the exons ATGGCATTCAAA TTCATCGCCTTCTTCGCTCTCTGCGTAGCCGCCGCTAGCGCTGGTGTCATCGCCCCAGCTGCCCCATTGGCCACTGTTGCCGCCGCTCCATTGGCTGTTGCTGCTCGCGTTGAGGAATACGACCCACATCCTCAGTACACCTACGGTTATGATGTGCAAGATGCTCTCTCCGGTGACTCGAAGACCGCTGTGGAGACCCGTGATGGTGGTATCGTCCAAGGTCAATACTCTCTGAATGACGCTGATGGTTACCGTCGTATTGTGGACTACACTGCCGACCCAATCAACGGTTTCAACGCAGTTGTCCGTCGTGAACCTTTGGTTGCCCCCGTCGTAGCTGCTGCTCCAGTCGTTGCTGCCCCTGCTCCAGTTGTCAGAGCCGCTGCTCTCGCCGCACCCGCACCAATCGTCGCTGCTGCCCCAGCTCCCGTTGTCAGAGCCGCTGCCTTCGCCGCTCCTGCTCCCCTCGTTGCCGGTCCAGCTGTAGTGAGAACCCAATTCGCTTCTCCCCTCATCTCTTACGCTTATTAG
- the LOC105220740 gene encoding pupal cuticle protein Edg-84A-like, translating into MAFKVNYCCFIALTIVAVFANAAEEKGDGYDAYPSYSFNYNVQDAVTGDVKSQSEQRDGDVVRGQYSLQEADGYQRIVEYTADAVNGFKATVRRELLSEPLKLLTPATAAPQILQQPKIVDAQEQPETPASPVSLPAPIAPKYEQLTQKSYVTPVVAPTYYRAYAAPTLLHHAPATHAVIHHAPAAAVHLSPATHYVHAAPAATTLLKTSPAVITHHAIHTEAHPAVVKTSFTAPHVSYVY; encoded by the coding sequence ATGGCATTCAAAGTAAACTACTGTTGCTTCATCGCCCTCACTATTGTGGCAGTCTTCGCAAATGCGGCCGAGGAAAAGGGCGATGGCTATGACGCCTACCCCAGCTATAGCTTTAATTATAATGTGCAAGACGCCGTTACTGGTGACGTTAAGTCACAATCGGAGCAACGCGATGGTGATGTGGTCAGGGGACAATACTCGCTGCAAGAGGCTGATGGCTATCAACGCATTGTTGAATACACCGCCGATGCTGTGAATGGTTTCAAGGCTACTGTGCGCCGCGAACTGTTGAGCGAGCCTCTCAAACTCTTGACTCCTGCCACTGCAGCACCACAGATTTTGCAACAGCCGAAAATAGTTGATGCTCAGGAGCAACCCGAAACTCCTGCTAGCCCAGTCAGCCTACCAGCACCAATTGCACCAAAGTACGAACAGTTGACACAGAAGTCTTATGTGACACCGGTTGTCGCACCCACATATTATCGCGCATATGCTGCTCCCACTTTGCTTCATCACGCTCCAGCCACCCATGCAGTCATCCACCATGCCCCGGCTGCCGCTGTTCATTTGTCGCCAGCCACTCATTACGTTCATGCCGCGCCCGCAGCCACCACATTACTGAAGACATCGCCAGCTGTCATTACTCATCACGCCATTCATACGGAGGCCCATCCAGCAGTGGTCAAGACTTCTTTTACAGCTCCACATGTTTCATATGTTtactaa